Proteins from a genomic interval of Zingiber officinale cultivar Zhangliang chromosome 1B, Zo_v1.1, whole genome shotgun sequence:
- the LOC121978403 gene encoding probable auxin efflux carrier component 1b isoform X1, with amino-acid sequence MISAVDLYHVLTAVVPLYVAMILAYGSVKWWRIFTPDQCSGINRFVALFAVPLLSFHFISTNNPYAMNYRFIAADTLQKLIVLAVLAAWAKLSVRGCLEWAITLFSLATLPNTLVMGIPLLKGMYGPDSGSLMVQIVVLQCIIWYTLMLFLFEYRGAKLLIMEQFPDTAGSIISFHVDSDIISLDGKEQLQTQAELGDDGKLHVTVRKSTSSRSEACSRRSFGGLNSGGISITPRPSNLSNAEIYSLQSSRNPTPRGSSFNHADFYSMVRNSNGGTASSLSPRHSNFGGVTFDSETGTRTNGAAMAYPTPPATGMFSPVKKANGVEGGKDLHMFVWSSSASPVSEGGMHVFGGAEFRNEHGVALQDDHRQKEANREAYDLCRRDDFSFSNKPIGQGIDPIKKVGQNLTNAGSNSTELHSKTVVDEVSKALMPPASVMTRLILIMVWRKLIRNPNTYSSLLGLIWSLVSFRWEIEMPAIVAKSISILSDAGLGMAMFSLGLFMALQPRIIACGNSLAAFAMAVRFITGPAVMAAASIVVGLRGVLLHVAIVQAALPQGIVPFVFAKEYNVHPDILSTGVIFGMLIALPITLVYYILLGL; translated from the exons atgatATCGGCGGTGGACCTTTACCACGTGCTGACGGCGGTGGTGCCGCTTTACGTGGCGATGATCCTGGCGTACGGTTCGGTGAAGTGGTGGCGTATCTTTACCCCCGACCAGTGCTCGGGGATCAACCGCTTCGTGGCACTCTTCGCCGTGCCGCTGCTCTCCTTCCACTTCATCTCGACCAACAACCCCTACGCCATGAACTACCGCTTCATCGCGGCAGACACGCTGCAGAAGCTGATCGTGCTGGCCGTGCTGGCGGCATGGGCGAAGTTGAGCGTCCGCGGCTGTCTCGAGTGGGCCATCACGCTCTTCTCCCTCGCCACGCTCCCCAACACGCTGGTGATGGGCATTCCCCTCCTCAAAGGAATGTACGGACCCGATTCCGGCAGTCTCATGGTCCAGATCGTCGTTCTTCAGTGCATCATCTGGTACACCCTCATGCTCTTCCTCTTCGAGTACAGGGGCGCCAAGCTCCTCATCATGGAGCAGTTCCCGGACACGGCCGGCTCCATCATCTCCTTCCACGTCGACTCCGACATCATCTCCCTCGACGGGAAAGAGCAGCTGCAGACCCAGGCGGAGCTCGGTGACGACGGGAAGCTCCACGTGACGGTGCGCAAGTCGACTAGCTCGCGCTCCGAGGCCTGCTCGCGGCGCTCCTTCGGCGGACTCAACTCCGGCGGCATCTCCATCACTCCGCGCCCCTCCAACCTCTCCAACGCGGAGATTTACTCGCTGCAGTCGTCTCGCAACCCGACGCCGAGGGGCTCCAGCTTCAACCACGCCGACTTCTACTCGATGGTCAGGAACAGCAACGGCGGAACGGCGAGCAGCTTGAGCCCGCGGCACTCCAACTTCGGCGGCGTGACATTCGACTCGGAGACAGGGACCAGGACCAACGGCGCTGCCATGGCGTACCCGACTCCACCCGCGACAGGAATGTTCTCGCCAGTGAAGAAGGCGAATGGTGTAGAAGGAGGTAAGGATTTGCATATGTTCGTGTGGAGTTCGAGCGCGTCACCTGTCTCAGAAGGAGGGATGCATGTGTTCGGCGGGGCAGAGTTCCGGAATGAGCATGGCGTTGCTCTGCAAGATGATCACCGCCAGAAAG AAGCCAATCGTGAAGCCTATGATCTGTGTCGACGAGATGACTTCAGTTTCAGCAACAAACCCATCGGGCAGGGAATTGATCCCATCAAGAAGGTCGGGCAGAACCTCACAAATGCAGGTTCTAATTCAACAGAGCTCCACTCGAAAACGGTGGTCGATGAAGTCTCAAAGGCCTTGATGCCGCCTGCGAGTGTGATGACCAGACTTATACTGATCATGGTCTGGCGAAAACTAATCCGAAACCCCAACACCTACTCGAGCCTTCTTGGGCTCATCTGGTCTCTTGTCTCCTTCAG GTGGGAAATTGAAATGCCTGCTATCGTTGCAAAGTCGATCTCGATACTTTCTGATGCAGGGCTTGGGATGGCCATGTTCAGTCTCG GTTTGTTTATGGCATTACAGCCGAGAATTATAGCTTGTGGCAATTCTCTAGCTGCATTCGCCATGGCTGTCAGATTCATCACCGGCCCTGCTGTCATGGCTGCTGCTTCTATTGTAGTCGGGTTGCGAGGAGTCCTGTTACACGTTGCGATCGTACAG GCAGCTCTTCCCCAAGGGATTGTGCCATTTGTGTTTGCAAAGGAGTATAATGTGCATCCTGATATTTTAAGCACGGG GGTTATATTTGGGATGCTGATTGCTCTCCCCATTACTTTAGTTTACTACATTTTACTGGGGCTTTGA
- the LOC121978403 gene encoding probable auxin efflux carrier component 1b isoform X2, with protein sequence MISAVDLYHVLTAVVPLYVAMILAYGSVKWWRIFTPDQCSGINRFVALFAVPLLSFHFISTNNPYAMNYRFIAADTLQKLIVLAVLAAWAKLSVRGCLEWAITLFSLATLPNTLVMGIPLLKGMYGPDSGSLMVQIVVLQCIIWYTLMLFLFEYRGAKLLIMEQFPDTAGSIISFHVDSDIISLDGKEQLQTQAELGDDGKLHVTVRKSTSSRSEACSRRSFGGLNSGGISITPRPSNLSNAEIYSLQSSRNPTPRGSSFNHADFYSMVRNSNGGTASSLSPRHSNFGGVTFDSETGTRTNGAAMAYPTPPATGMFSPVKKANGVEGGKDLHMFVWSSSASPVSEGGMHVFGGAEFRNEHGVALQDDHRQKANREAYDLCRRDDFSFSNKPIGQGIDPIKKVGQNLTNAGSNSTELHSKTVVDEVSKALMPPASVMTRLILIMVWRKLIRNPNTYSSLLGLIWSLVSFRWEIEMPAIVAKSISILSDAGLGMAMFSLGLFMALQPRIIACGNSLAAFAMAVRFITGPAVMAAASIVVGLRGVLLHVAIVQAALPQGIVPFVFAKEYNVHPDILSTGVIFGMLIALPITLVYYILLGL encoded by the exons atgatATCGGCGGTGGACCTTTACCACGTGCTGACGGCGGTGGTGCCGCTTTACGTGGCGATGATCCTGGCGTACGGTTCGGTGAAGTGGTGGCGTATCTTTACCCCCGACCAGTGCTCGGGGATCAACCGCTTCGTGGCACTCTTCGCCGTGCCGCTGCTCTCCTTCCACTTCATCTCGACCAACAACCCCTACGCCATGAACTACCGCTTCATCGCGGCAGACACGCTGCAGAAGCTGATCGTGCTGGCCGTGCTGGCGGCATGGGCGAAGTTGAGCGTCCGCGGCTGTCTCGAGTGGGCCATCACGCTCTTCTCCCTCGCCACGCTCCCCAACACGCTGGTGATGGGCATTCCCCTCCTCAAAGGAATGTACGGACCCGATTCCGGCAGTCTCATGGTCCAGATCGTCGTTCTTCAGTGCATCATCTGGTACACCCTCATGCTCTTCCTCTTCGAGTACAGGGGCGCCAAGCTCCTCATCATGGAGCAGTTCCCGGACACGGCCGGCTCCATCATCTCCTTCCACGTCGACTCCGACATCATCTCCCTCGACGGGAAAGAGCAGCTGCAGACCCAGGCGGAGCTCGGTGACGACGGGAAGCTCCACGTGACGGTGCGCAAGTCGACTAGCTCGCGCTCCGAGGCCTGCTCGCGGCGCTCCTTCGGCGGACTCAACTCCGGCGGCATCTCCATCACTCCGCGCCCCTCCAACCTCTCCAACGCGGAGATTTACTCGCTGCAGTCGTCTCGCAACCCGACGCCGAGGGGCTCCAGCTTCAACCACGCCGACTTCTACTCGATGGTCAGGAACAGCAACGGCGGAACGGCGAGCAGCTTGAGCCCGCGGCACTCCAACTTCGGCGGCGTGACATTCGACTCGGAGACAGGGACCAGGACCAACGGCGCTGCCATGGCGTACCCGACTCCACCCGCGACAGGAATGTTCTCGCCAGTGAAGAAGGCGAATGGTGTAGAAGGAGGTAAGGATTTGCATATGTTCGTGTGGAGTTCGAGCGCGTCACCTGTCTCAGAAGGAGGGATGCATGTGTTCGGCGGGGCAGAGTTCCGGAATGAGCATGGCGTTGCTCTGCAAGATGATCACCGCCAGAAAG CCAATCGTGAAGCCTATGATCTGTGTCGACGAGATGACTTCAGTTTCAGCAACAAACCCATCGGGCAGGGAATTGATCCCATCAAGAAGGTCGGGCAGAACCTCACAAATGCAGGTTCTAATTCAACAGAGCTCCACTCGAAAACGGTGGTCGATGAAGTCTCAAAGGCCTTGATGCCGCCTGCGAGTGTGATGACCAGACTTATACTGATCATGGTCTGGCGAAAACTAATCCGAAACCCCAACACCTACTCGAGCCTTCTTGGGCTCATCTGGTCTCTTGTCTCCTTCAG GTGGGAAATTGAAATGCCTGCTATCGTTGCAAAGTCGATCTCGATACTTTCTGATGCAGGGCTTGGGATGGCCATGTTCAGTCTCG GTTTGTTTATGGCATTACAGCCGAGAATTATAGCTTGTGGCAATTCTCTAGCTGCATTCGCCATGGCTGTCAGATTCATCACCGGCCCTGCTGTCATGGCTGCTGCTTCTATTGTAGTCGGGTTGCGAGGAGTCCTGTTACACGTTGCGATCGTACAG GCAGCTCTTCCCCAAGGGATTGTGCCATTTGTGTTTGCAAAGGAGTATAATGTGCATCCTGATATTTTAAGCACGGG GGTTATATTTGGGATGCTGATTGCTCTCCCCATTACTTTAGTTTACTACATTTTACTGGGGCTTTGA